From a region of the Oryza sativa Japonica Group chromosome 6, ASM3414082v1 genome:
- the LOC4340368 gene encoding mitogen-activated protein kinase kinase 5 — protein sequence MSARPNPPPVRRPRWRRDLTVRTPRADVAMSLAAPPPPPSLDTTVEPPLAEMELVCLVDSGEAGEVWLVRHRGTRREYALKVLYERWAAAAGGDADDDDHSSLVRCHGATRRSGGGGEEHRIVLLEHMRGGSLSGRRVADERALAGVARQALSGIAHLHRRGVVHGDIRPSNLFVDSSGRVKIAGFGADRAIDRTANGGPCRASLSPAAYMSPDHACGGGGGYAGDIWSFGLTILELYTGSFPLVEQGQSIPLTCYSDGPPEAPATASPEFRSFVGCCLQMNPAKRPSAVQLMDHPFVTSSVFSQE from the coding sequence ATGTCTGCGCGTCCCAACCCTCCGCCCGTGCGGCGGCCGCGCTGGCGCCGGGATCTCACCGTCCGGACGCCgcgcgccgacgtcgccatgtcgctcgccgcgccaccgccgccgccgtccctcgACACCACGGTGGAGCCCCCGCTCGCTGAGATGGAGCTCGTCTGCCTCGTCGAcagcggcgaggccggcgaggtgTGGCTGGTGCGTCACCGTGGCACGCGGCGGGAGTACGCGCTCAAGGTGCTCTACGAGcgctgggccgccgccgccggcggcgacgccgacgacgacgaccactcGTCCCTGGTGCGGTGCCACGGCGCCAcgcgccggagcggcggcggcggcgaggagcaccGGATCGTCCTGCTCGAGCACATGCGCGGCGGGtctctctccggccgccgcgtcgCGGACGagcgcgccctcgccggcgtcgcgcgcCAGGCGCTCTCCGGGATCgcgcacctccaccgccgcggcgtcgtccaCGGGGACATCAGGCCGTCCAACCTGTTCGTCGACTCGTCGGGGCGCGTCAAGATCGCCGGGTTCGGCGCCGACCGCGCCATCGACCGGACGGCCAACGGCGGGCCCTGCAGGGCGTCGCTCAGCCCCGCCGCGTACATGAGCCCCGACcacgcctgcggcggcggcggcggctacgccGGCGACATATGGAGCTTCGGCCTCACCATCCTCGAGCTCTACACGGGCAGCTTCCCCTTGGTCGAGCAGGGGCAATCGATCCCGCTGACGTGTTACTCCGACGGACCACCGGAggcgccggccaccgcctcgccggagttccgAAGCTTCGTCGGGTGTTGCCTGCAGATGAATCCGGCGAAGCGGCCGTCCGCCGTGCAGCTCATGGATCACCCGTTCGTCACGTCCTCCGTATTTTCTCAAGAATaa